The following are from one region of the Magallana gigas chromosome 4, xbMagGiga1.1, whole genome shotgun sequence genome:
- the LOC105341898 gene encoding uncharacterized protein, translating to MATDPHITSAQEVIICDLCETPARQFCNSCQVSLCLACIGKHMDSIQTLKHDVVQFKDRKVQLVYEECGSHSGQRCEAHCSRCNVPICMICVISTHNGHTIKLMKDVVCELKSEIQHETRDIESNLLPVYKKMTENTEKDIGKLTQEFNSLESDIENLRKSWQQEVDAIFNKFCSMIKSIRENHLTVLASHQSLLENQIQEMTKTVQQNKEIHQSNKVSEVTNHQSKLTEYKEIPTIVQQPIPSLNSNTDPGKELTIELGEYTATLKQAELSSQRDAKFSSMSTKDLLDRAKVIATSSTGVESLWRISCIGTDEAWLSGKGKTITRVDIDGIVRESVTSTCQKTPVDIAVTKKDELIYSDSDHGTVNIVKNGVSETLITAPRGWSPKGLCSTESGDILVNMNSGVQNKVVRYQNRKIAQEIFKDDNGDLIFGKDKWMLFLVENRNEDICVSDFIANSVVTIDKAGRVRFRYKGSPAGGPKPFSPRQIVTDSLGQIIVADYNNVSIHILEQNGQFLKCLDKCGFHSLCGLSIDNMERLWVGLIENGNVKVIQYMK from the coding sequence ATGGCCACTGATCCTCACATCACTTCGGCTCAAGAGGTCATCATCTGCGACCTTTGTGAGACCCCTGCTAGACAATTCTGCAACAGTTGCCAGGTCAGCCTATGCTTAGCTTGCATTGGAAAACACATGGACAGTATCCAGACCCTGAAACATGATGTTGTTCAGTTCAAAGACAGAAAAGTCCAGCTGGTTTACGAAGAGTGTGGGAGTCACTCTGGCCAAAGATGCGAGGCCCATTGTTCTCGGTGTAATGTTCCAATCTGCATGATATGTGTCATAAGTACTCATAATGGACACACTATCAAACTCATGAAAGATGTAGTCTGTGAGTTGAAGAGCGAAATTCAGCACGAAACACGGGATATTGAATCCAATCTTCTTCCAGTCTACAAAAAGATGACGGAAAATACTGAAAAGGACATTGGTAAATTAACACAAGAATTTAACAGTCTTGAATCAGACATAGAGAATCTAAGAAAATCATGGCAACAAGAGGTAGACGCCATCTTTAACAAATTCTGTTCTATGATCAAGTCGATTAGAGAGAACCACTTGACTGTCCTGGCATCTCATCAGTCCCTTCTTGAAAACCAGATTCAAGAGATGACCAAAACAGTTCAGCAAAACAAGGAAATTCACCAATCGAACAAGGTTTCAGAGGTCACCAACCACCAATCCAAGCTGACTGAGTACAAAGAAATCCCTACAATCGTACAACAACCGATACCATCCCTAAACAGCAACACTGACCCCGGAAAGGAATTAACTATAGAGCTAGGAGAATACACAGCTACTCTAAAACAGGCAGAGTTATCCAGTCAGAGAGATGCCAAATTTTCCTCTATGTCAACAAAAGATCTGCTGGACAGAGCCAAAGTGATTGCAACCTCTTCTACCGGAGTTGAATCATTGTGGAGGATTTCCTGTATAGGAACTGATGAAGCGTGGTTGAGTGGAAAGGGCAAGACCATTACACGTGTCGACATTGACGGAATTGTTCGGGAAAGCGTCACCAGCACTTGCCAAAAAACTCCAGTGGATATCGCTGTAACCAAGAAGGATGAATTGATATACAGCGATTCCGACCATGGAACGGTTAACATAGTCAAAAATGGCGTATCGGAGACTCTGATCACTGCACCACGAGGATGGTCACCAAAAGGACTGTGTTCCACTGAATCGGGGGATATCCTGGTCAACATGAATAGTGGAGTCCAAAATAAGGTTGTCCGCTACCAGAATAGAAAAATTGCGcaggaaatctttaaagatGATAATGGAGACCTGATATTTGGAAAAGATAAGTGGATGCTGTTTTTGGTAGAAAACAGAAATGAAGACATCTGTGTTTCAGATTTCATTGCAAATAGCGTGGTTACCATTGATAAAGCAGGAAGAGTTCGCTTCCGGTATAAAGGCTCACCAGCAGGGGGACCAAAGCCATTCAGTCCGAGGCAGATAGTGACCGACTCCCTTGGTCAGATCATTGTGGCAGATTACAACAATGTCAGCATCCACATACTTGAGCAGAACGGACAGTTCCTGAAATGCTTAGACAAGTGTGGGTTTCACTCACTCTGTGGACTTAGTATTGACAACATGGAGAGGCTGTGGGTTGGACTAATTGAGAACGGAAACGTCAAAGTAATCCAGTACATGAAATGA